The Bacteroidota bacterium genome includes the window GGTTGATCAGTTCGAGAACGGAGCAAAAAGACACAAGGGAATCCAGGACAGAGCCCCGGGATTCAGGAATAAATATAAAACACTCTCGTATGACATTAAAACAGGGCTTACCTCTGCTATAACCGGGTTCGACGACAATCTGATTGTCTCCTCCCTCTCCGAAGATAATAAAAAACTTATCCTCACCAGGTCCGATTATGATATGACGAGACGCCCCTATTCGTACACCGATCATTTTATTTATGATTTTGAAACAGGCACTCTCGACTCCCTCTTCAGACTTTTTTACAGTGGCGAAGCTCTGCTTAACTCAAACAATTCACAACTTTACATCACCGGCGGACCCGCACTTTTTGGGAATACAGGAGTAACAACCCCGCCCGAACTTATCCCGAACGACTATAACACACTCCTTTTCCGTTATGATCTTAAATCTAAAAATGTGGAATGCCTGACAAAAACATTTGATCCTGCCATTTCATCTTTCAATCTTGATGACAATTCTGGCATTATCTGGCTTCTGACCACAGATAAAAGTTACAAATCACTCTATTCCCTTTCCTCTGACGGAAAATTTAAAAAAATTGAGTTGCCTGTGAAATCGGTAGAAAAACTCGATTTCGACAAAAAATTCAGGTACGCCATAATCAGCGGTTCAAATCCCGACTACCCCGAACGGGTCTGGCTCTATAATACAAAGACTGGAAAATCGACACTTTTATTCAACCCGAATGAAAACACATATAAAGACATTGTTCCCGGAAAATATGAGGAATTTACCTTCACTTCCGGAAAAGGAAGAACAATAGAGGGAGCGGTTTTCTTCCCACCAAATTATGACCCGAATAAAAAGTACCCCTGCATCGTGAATTACTATGGCGGAACCACCCCTGTTTCGAACCTGTTCGAAGGGCGGTATCCTAAGAACATCTGGACTGCAAATGGCTATATTGTTTTCATTGTACAACCCTCGGGGGCAATTGGCTACGGTCAGCAATTTGCAGCATACCATGTAAACGACTGGGGTGAAGTGGTGGCTCAGGAAATCATCGAAGGGACCAAGGAAATGTTGAAAAGGTATTCGGCAGTCGACCCTACCCGACTTGGGTGCATTGGCGCTTCCTACGGCGGATTTATGACAATGTCATTGATAACGAAGACCGATATGTTTGCTGCTGCAATCTCTCATGCCGGTATAAGTTCCCTGTCGAGTTACTGGGGTGAAGGATTCTGGGGACTTGTTTATTCTGCAGTGGCAACGGCGAACAGTTTCCCCTGGAATCGGAAAGATATTTATGTCGATAAAAGTCCTCTCTTTTCTGCCGACAAAGTGAACACTCCCCTTCTGCTTCTTCACGGAAATGATGATACAAATGTACCCCCCGGAGAAAGCATGACATTCTACACCGCACTAAAATTACTGGGGAAAGATGTGGAATTAATTGAAATTGACAAGCAGGACCATCACATCCTTGACTATGATAAAAGGAAACACTGGTCAAAAACAATTCTTGCTTATTTTGATAAATATTTGAAGAAAAATCCCGCATGGTGGAACTTCCTGTATGAGGGCTCTTCAAAATAATTTTTATGTATATTAGCGGCTTGTAAATCTCTTTTTAATCAATCTAAATAAAGCATATGAGTCTTTATAAATCAATCGCCCTGTTTTCCGATAATCCCCGCTCAATTGATATATATCTCGAATTTGCCAGAGAAGGAAGTCACGACCTCCTTCACCTGGCTAAAAACACCCAAAATTTGAGCGAACTTTCTTCA containing:
- a CDS encoding prolyl oligopeptidase family serine peptidase, producing MLKKLLLTLVFCVTTILTQSVDIKVNSFLVYGPLKTTGPVIQTEKNAEIKSVFSDGDNILPVIGLLADRDKWDVLTPYFLENVDKSKNSIYYAAFYLEVSDFTSTDMKVTSRMPYRVYFGSEGKKSNIDAPDPDTSITKSVTIPLNLEAGKHLVVIKILSVGNVPGDRDLKVSLTQPKEPGTLITPTTDPTRYTSFERLLDDPKIQSVSISGNGEFSAVAISQRNKSKASFDRNILIFENETGSQVRTVSVSGFEWVKDDSYAYSSSGNKTSSIHLASMKNGATQTLIEGIENLSGFFFSKDGSKLFYTVYKEVDQFENGAKRHKGIQDRAPGFRNKYKTLSYDIKTGLTSAITGFDDNLIVSSLSEDNKKLILTRSDYDMTRRPYSYTDHFIYDFETGTLDSLFRLFYSGEALLNSNNSQLYITGGPALFGNTGVTTPPELIPNDYNTLLFRYDLKSKNVECLTKTFDPAISSFNLDDNSGIIWLLTTDKSYKSLYSLSSDGKFKKIELPVKSVEKLDFDKKFRYAIISGSNPDYPERVWLYNTKTGKSTLLFNPNENTYKDIVPGKYEEFTFTSGKGRTIEGAVFFPPNYDPNKKYPCIVNYYGGTTPVSNLFEGRYPKNIWTANGYIVFIVQPSGAIGYGQQFAAYHVNDWGEVVAQEIIEGTKEMLKRYSAVDPTRLGCIGASYGGFMTMSLITKTDMFAAAISHAGISSLSSYWGEGFWGLVYSAVATANSFPWNRKDIYVDKSPLFSADKVNTPLLLLHGNDDTNVPPGESMTFYTALKLLGKDVELIEIDKQDHHILDYDKRKHWSKTILAYFDKYLKKNPAWWNFLYEGSSK